A part of Paenibacillus sp. sptzw28 genomic DNA contains:
- a CDS encoding sodium:proton antiporter has product METPTTELIQHLFLLLLVIVAAGMVAGMIASRLKLPDVALFIIAGMVIGQGLHWINVASSSLTNQLILVAGSSIILFDGGRNIRLRGLKQVGWTVGLLSVPGVLITVGIVGAAVHWLFGIGLLYALLAAAVIASTDPASIIPVFRQVTIRERVRETVESESAFNDATGSIITFALLAAATGKSSIDAGAVTLDFLITAFGGIGVGLIVGFAVVYLVAHTRIGVLRDYTTIAMIGTALGAYLVGDMLHVSGFMATFVAGLIWGNSQNFGLHMVGKNDEMTHFSDNITVIMRMLIFILLGSQVNFVLLADYWWQSLIAVIVLMAIARPATVFASALPDLKSRWSLKEMTFMIWVRETGVIPAALSGMLAGMGVKHADIIASVTFMAIMLTILLQASTTAWMARKLGMDLEADNGKQ; this is encoded by the coding sequence ATGGAAACACCTACCACAGAGCTGATACAGCATTTGTTTTTATTGCTGCTGGTAATCGTCGCGGCCGGAATGGTCGCGGGGATGATCGCCTCGCGGCTGAAGCTGCCGGATGTGGCGCTGTTTATTATTGCCGGTATGGTTATCGGCCAGGGACTTCACTGGATTAATGTGGCCAGCAGTTCGCTGACGAACCAGTTGATACTGGTGGCGGGATCTTCGATCATTCTGTTTGACGGAGGGCGCAACATCCGGCTCCGCGGACTGAAGCAGGTCGGATGGACGGTTGGGCTGCTGAGCGTCCCGGGGGTTCTGATTACGGTCGGTATTGTAGGCGCTGCAGTCCACTGGTTGTTCGGGATAGGTTTGTTGTATGCGCTCCTTGCGGCGGCGGTCATCGCTTCGACGGATCCGGCGTCCATTATTCCGGTATTCAGGCAGGTCACCATACGCGAGCGTGTGCGGGAGACCGTCGAGAGCGAATCGGCTTTTAATGATGCCACGGGCTCAATAATAACGTTCGCGCTCCTTGCAGCAGCGACAGGCAAATCGTCGATTGATGCGGGCGCGGTTACGCTGGACTTTTTGATAACGGCATTTGGGGGAATCGGGGTCGGCCTTATCGTTGGATTTGCCGTCGTTTATCTGGTTGCGCACACCCGGATCGGTGTGCTTCGCGACTATACGACCATCGCCATGATCGGCACTGCCTTGGGTGCTTACCTGGTCGGCGATATGCTGCATGTCAGCGGATTTATGGCCACGTTCGTAGCCGGCTTGATTTGGGGGAATTCGCAAAATTTCGGCCTTCATATGGTTGGCAAAAATGATGAAATGACGCATTTCTCCGATAATATAACCGTCATTATGCGTATGCTTATCTTCATACTCCTCGGGAGTCAGGTCAACTTCGTGCTTCTGGCCGACTATTGGTGGCAGAGCTTGATCGCGGTTATCGTACTGATGGCGATTGCCCGGCCCGCGACGGTATTTGCTTCCGCGCTGCCGGACCTTAAATCCCGGTGGTCGCTCAAGGAGATGACATTTATGATCTGGGTCCGCGAAACCGGCGTCATTCCGGCGGCATTGTCGGGGATGCTGGCCGGAATGGGAGTGAAGCATGCCGACATCATTGCTTCGGTAACGTTTATGGCGATAATGCTGACGATTCTCCTGCAAGCAAGCACCACGGCCTGGATGGCCCGCAAACTCGGGATGGATTTAGAAGCGGATAATGGCAAACAATAA
- a CDS encoding TrkA family potassium uptake protein produces MKRSQFVIIGLGRFGSSLARELIQLDYEVLGIDKDEEAVQDMSQVLTHAVVAESTDEEVLRSLGVRNFDCGVVAIGDDIQASILTAIILKDLGVKKVVAKAMSELHGRVLEKIGVDRVVYPERDMGIRVAHQLVSPNLLDYIELSKEYTIAELAVPKCLNGVSLQDLNPRARFGCSIVAINKPKGIIIAPSATDVLAEKDVMVVIGTNNQIEQFEESVTR; encoded by the coding sequence ATGAAGAGGAGTCAATTCGTCATTATCGGGCTTGGACGATTCGGTTCGAGCTTGGCAAGAGAGTTAATTCAGCTTGATTACGAGGTGCTCGGCATCGATAAAGACGAGGAAGCCGTTCAAGATATGAGCCAGGTGCTGACTCACGCCGTCGTTGCGGAATCAACAGACGAGGAAGTGCTTCGTTCGCTCGGAGTCCGCAATTTCGATTGCGGTGTCGTTGCTATTGGCGACGATATTCAAGCGAGCATATTGACTGCGATTATTTTGAAGGATCTCGGCGTGAAGAAGGTCGTGGCCAAAGCGATGAGCGAGCTTCACGGGCGCGTGCTGGAGAAAATCGGAGTCGATCGTGTCGTCTACCCGGAACGGGATATGGGTATCCGGGTGGCGCATCAGCTCGTTTCGCCGAACCTTCTCGATTATATCGAGCTGTCGAAGGAGTATACGATCGCGGAGCTGGCGGTGCCGAAATGCCTGAACGGCGTCTCGCTGCAGGATTTGAATCCGCGTGCCCGGTTCGGCTGCAGCATCGTGGCGATCAATAAGCCCAAAGGAATCATAATCGCTCCTTCGGCAACCGACGTGCTGGCTGAGAAGGACGTTATGGTCGTCATCGGGACGAATAATCAAATCGAACAATTCGAGGAGTCGGTCACCCGCTAA
- a CDS encoding TrkH family potassium uptake protein, whose product MKSLFNISKWSPPRILVTGFALIILTGALLLSMPFASQTGTRLRFVDALFTATSATCVTGLVVVDTGSYFSIAGQLIIMTLIQIGGLGFMTMATLFAIVIRKRISLRERLILQEAMNQTSMEGIVRLIRKVIFYSLAIELIGATLFSIRWSFDMPLGQAIYFGVFHAVSLFNNAGFDLFGRFGVPFVSLTGYVSDPVINITAMLLIILGGLGFIVMSDLMEFRKNKRLSLHSKVVLSMTAALIAVGTIVIFIFEFSNKDTLGQLNLGGKVLAAFFQSVTPRTAGANTLDIPSLRQATQFFTIILMFIGASPGSTGGGIKTTTFTTLIGAVIAMIRGKEDIVLFNFRLARERIFKALTITLLSLALVVLVTMVLSTTEDKAFIKILFETTSAFGTVGLTLGITPELSAIGKIIISLTMFCGRLGPLTLAYALGPRAEKELYRHPEGKIIIG is encoded by the coding sequence ATGAAATCGCTGTTTAACATTTCCAAATGGTCGCCGCCCCGCATTCTCGTCACCGGCTTTGCGCTTATCATCCTGACCGGCGCTTTGCTGCTCTCGATGCCGTTCGCGTCGCAAACAGGAACGAGGCTTCGATTTGTCGATGCGTTGTTTACGGCGACATCGGCAACCTGTGTCACAGGGCTGGTCGTTGTAGATACGGGAAGCTACTTTTCGATCGCCGGCCAACTGATTATTATGACACTTATTCAAATCGGCGGACTCGGGTTCATGACCATGGCGACATTATTTGCGATTGTGATCCGCAAGCGGATCTCGCTGCGGGAAAGACTCATTCTTCAGGAAGCTATGAATCAGACAAGCATGGAAGGTATAGTCCGGCTGATTCGAAAGGTTATTTTCTATTCTCTCGCCATCGAATTGATCGGCGCGACGCTATTCTCGATCAGGTGGTCTTTTGATATGCCGCTCGGCCAGGCGATTTATTTCGGCGTTTTTCACGCCGTGTCATTATTCAACAACGCCGGCTTCGATTTGTTCGGTCGATTCGGTGTTCCGTTTGTCAGTCTCACGGGATACGTCAGCGATCCCGTCATCAATATTACAGCTATGCTGCTAATCATCCTGGGCGGACTCGGGTTCATCGTCATGTCGGATTTAATGGAATTCCGTAAAAATAAACGGTTATCGCTGCATTCCAAAGTGGTGCTTTCCATGACTGCGGCTCTCATTGCGGTCGGCACCATCGTGATTTTCATATTTGAATTTTCCAACAAGGATACGCTTGGTCAGTTGAATCTTGGCGGTAAGGTGCTCGCTGCTTTCTTCCAATCCGTCACGCCGCGCACGGCCGGCGCCAATACGCTTGACATTCCATCGCTGAGACAAGCAACCCAATTTTTCACTATTATCCTCATGTTCATCGGCGCATCCCCCGGATCGACAGGAGGCGGAATTAAAACAACGACGTTTACAACGCTTATCGGGGCGGTTATAGCCATGATAAGAGGAAAAGAGGATATCGTCCTGTTCAATTTCCGGCTGGCGCGGGAACGCATTTTCAAAGCGCTGACGATTACGCTGCTTTCACTTGCGCTTGTCGTTCTCGTTACCATGGTCCTGTCAACGACCGAAGATAAAGCATTTATCAAAATTTTGTTCGAAACCACCTCAGCTTTCGGCACCGTCGGACTAACGCTCGGCATTACGCCGGAGCTGTCGGCAATCGGCAAAATCATTATCAGTCTTACGATGTTCTGCGGACGGCTTGGACCGCTGACGCTTGCGTATGCGCTTGGACCGCGCGCGGAGAAAGAATTGTACAGGCACCCGGAAGGCAAAATAATTATCGGATAG
- a CDS encoding CPBP family intramembrane glutamic endopeptidase: protein MNQYQIQPNWKIFSWLALAGIILYLLVQVLPSTSEAFFGTGSEKVIAKSEAERAAADFAERQFKQKPVEAHAVHQSDSLLYGYLSKEKLLNEYDKEWDAAFPTDTFQVNTKMPDGSLIFIYVHMQKGTVVGWNRYNASDSSVPGPTEQDDAALKFAVSQGFQARSLKISNTNPSTGEVRLDVADHMIADARLVLEVRSEKLPGGGLIIAKYEPKFIVPSGYSTYVEQQTKLASFLSLLGSLLLSFVLFVLAIIYASLYRKHSSFKRGIVLSLVFLFVYLANNISMTDGILAAAGENPNAVSYAVVTVAITSIVTVVMAAAAYFSLVGGDALWNSMGRRLWPRFGEAGYGEYVWRSMWLGYLFALILLGLQTVIFIVLLNVTGAWSTTDVTQSPYNLAAPWIFPMMAWCAAISEEAVYRLFGIGLLKKWFKNTFVAALIPTIIWALGHVTYPIFPSTTRLFELTIIGLAFSFMFVRYGFITVLFAHAVFDSIMMAISLMFMGTAVNILTGIIYIILPIPIAWSIRWFDKRTPKRALTLRS from the coding sequence ATGAACCAATATCAGATACAGCCCAATTGGAAAATTTTTTCGTGGCTAGCACTTGCAGGAATTATTTTATATTTACTTGTTCAGGTTCTCCCGTCCACCTCCGAGGCATTCTTCGGAACCGGCAGCGAGAAAGTAATCGCGAAAAGCGAAGCCGAGCGCGCGGCAGCGGATTTTGCAGAGCGCCAGTTCAAGCAAAAGCCGGTCGAAGCGCATGCGGTCCATCAATCTGACAGCCTGCTTTACGGTTATTTGTCCAAAGAAAAGCTTCTTAACGAATATGATAAAGAGTGGGACGCCGCTTTCCCCACCGACACCTTTCAGGTGAATACGAAAATGCCCGACGGAAGTCTGATTTTCATTTATGTTCATATGCAGAAGGGTACGGTCGTCGGCTGGAATCGGTATAATGCGTCAGATTCGTCTGTTCCGGGTCCAACGGAGCAGGATGATGCAGCGTTAAAATTCGCGGTGTCGCAGGGATTTCAAGCCCGCTCTCTGAAAATCTCGAACACAAACCCGAGTACCGGTGAGGTCCGCCTCGATGTAGCGGATCATATGATCGCAGACGCGCGGCTTGTTCTGGAGGTGCGGAGCGAGAAGCTTCCGGGCGGAGGCCTAATAATTGCCAAATATGAACCGAAATTTATCGTCCCTTCAGGCTACTCCACTTATGTGGAGCAGCAAACAAAGCTGGCATCATTTCTCTCGCTGCTCGGAAGCTTGCTCTTGTCGTTCGTTCTCTTCGTGCTCGCCATCATTTATGCATCGTTGTACAGGAAGCACTCGTCATTCAAACGCGGAATCGTGCTGAGTTTGGTTTTTCTGTTCGTATACCTCGCCAACAACATTAGCATGACGGACGGAATTCTGGCTGCAGCGGGTGAGAATCCGAACGCTGTTTCTTATGCTGTAGTAACTGTAGCCATTACCAGCATCGTAACGGTAGTAATGGCAGCTGCGGCATACTTCTCCCTTGTCGGCGGAGACGCATTGTGGAATTCGATGGGCCGCCGTTTATGGCCGCGATTTGGCGAAGCCGGCTACGGGGAATATGTATGGCGCAGCATGTGGCTCGGTTACTTATTCGCCTTAATATTGCTTGGCCTGCAAACGGTAATTTTCATCGTTCTGCTCAATGTAACAGGCGCCTGGTCGACGACGGATGTCACCCAGTCCCCCTATAATCTGGCCGCACCCTGGATATTTCCGATGATGGCCTGGTGTGCCGCGATTTCGGAAGAAGCCGTATACCGGTTGTTCGGAATCGGACTGCTTAAGAAGTGGTTTAAAAATACGTTCGTCGCAGCGCTCATTCCGACGATCATATGGGCACTCGGCCACGTCACTTACCCGATCTTCCCGTCTACGACCCGCTTATTCGAACTGACGATTATCGGTCTTGCCTTCAGTTTCATGTTCGTCCGTTACGGTTTTATAACAGTCCTGTTCGCCCATGCGGTCTTCGACAGCATCATGATGGCGATCTCGCTTATGTTCATGGGCACCGCCGTCAATATACTGACAGGAATTATATATATCATTCTTCCCATTCCGATCGCATGGTCGATTCGGTGGTTTGATAAGAGAACCCCCAAACGGGCACTAACTCTGCGAAGCTGA
- the uvrC gene encoding excinuclease ABC subunit UvrC, protein MEEEPRVVEGAEQRLAAERIRSKLALLPDQSGCYLMKNGDGTIIYVGKAKVLKNRVRSYFNGSHDGKTQKLVSEIRDFEYIVTSSNMEALILECNLIKQHHPRYNVLLKDDKSFPYIKITNEKHPKLEVTRRIVKDKGKYFGPYPNAYAAQQTKKLLDRLYPLRKCNTLPDKVCLYYHLGQCVAPCEYEIAPGTYEAMVQEITRFLNGGHDEVKKTLQGKMAAAAEGLEFERAKEFRDQIMAIDAIMEKQKITLSDEMDRDVFGFATDKGWMCVQIMYMRQGKLIERHATTFPFYGDEYDDFMTFVTQYYSDNPALPKEILLPAPVQEESDAAAADGVPHTDEVAAGSAADEVRVSLQKWLKVKVFMPQRGRKRDVVAMAVNNAKVTLSEKFQLIERDEVRTVKASEGLAEALGLPEIRRIEAFDNSNIQGTDPVSAMIVFTDGKPDKKEYRKYKVRTVKGPDDYETMREVVRRRYERVLKEGLQLPDLIVVDGGKGQISAALDVLENELGLFVPVCGLVKDAKHKTAQLMIGDPPEIVPLTRDSQEFYLLQRIQDEVHRFAISFHREQRGKSMVASRLDAIPGIGEKRRKLLLKHFGSIKKIKEAGIEDFRPLSIGEKLASQIIEALREEP, encoded by the coding sequence ATGGAAGAGGAACCAAGAGTCGTTGAAGGGGCTGAGCAGCGTCTGGCGGCGGAGAGAATCCGCAGCAAATTGGCGCTTTTGCCGGACCAGTCGGGCTGCTATTTAATGAAAAACGGCGACGGCACGATTATTTACGTCGGCAAAGCGAAGGTGTTGAAAAACCGCGTCCGCTCCTATTTTAACGGCAGCCACGACGGCAAGACCCAGAAGCTCGTCTCGGAAATACGCGATTTTGAATATATCGTCACTTCCAGCAATATGGAAGCTCTTATTCTGGAATGCAATCTCATCAAGCAGCATCATCCGCGTTATAATGTGCTGTTGAAGGACGATAAATCATTTCCTTATATTAAAATTACAAACGAGAAGCACCCGAAGCTGGAGGTAACCCGCCGTATCGTGAAGGATAAAGGGAAATATTTCGGTCCTTATCCGAACGCATATGCCGCCCAGCAAACAAAGAAACTGCTCGACCGTTTGTACCCGCTGCGCAAATGCAACACGCTGCCGGATAAAGTATGCCTGTATTACCACCTCGGTCAATGCGTGGCACCCTGCGAATATGAGATAGCCCCGGGGACATACGAGGCGATGGTACAGGAAATAACCCGATTCCTGAACGGCGGCCACGATGAGGTGAAAAAGACGCTGCAGGGAAAAATGGCCGCAGCGGCGGAAGGACTGGAGTTTGAGCGCGCTAAAGAATTCCGCGATCAGATCATGGCCATAGACGCCATTATGGAGAAGCAGAAAATTACGCTCTCCGACGAGATGGACCGTGACGTATTCGGATTTGCGACGGACAAAGGCTGGATGTGCGTACAAATTATGTACATGCGCCAAGGCAAATTAATCGAACGGCACGCTACCACCTTTCCGTTCTATGGAGACGAGTATGACGATTTCATGACCTTTGTTACGCAATATTACAGTGATAACCCGGCGCTCCCGAAGGAAATACTGCTGCCCGCGCCGGTGCAAGAGGAATCGGACGCCGCTGCAGCCGACGGCGTGCCGCATACGGATGAAGTCGCAGCCGGCTCTGCCGCCGATGAGGTTCGGGTGTCATTGCAGAAGTGGCTGAAGGTGAAAGTGTTCATGCCGCAGCGCGGCCGCAAGCGCGACGTGGTCGCTATGGCCGTTAACAACGCCAAGGTCACGCTAAGTGAGAAATTCCAGCTCATTGAGCGCGATGAGGTCCGGACCGTCAAAGCGTCGGAAGGTCTCGCCGAGGCGCTTGGTCTGCCGGAGATCCGCCGCATAGAGGCGTTTGATAACTCGAACATTCAAGGCACCGACCCTGTCTCGGCGATGATTGTTTTTACTGACGGCAAGCCGGATAAGAAAGAGTACCGGAAATACAAGGTTCGGACTGTGAAGGGGCCGGATGATTACGAAACGATGCGGGAGGTCGTCCGGCGCCGTTACGAAAGAGTGCTTAAGGAAGGGCTGCAGCTGCCGGATCTGATTGTGGTCGACGGGGGTAAAGGTCAAATATCCGCAGCGCTCGACGTATTGGAGAATGAGCTCGGCTTATTCGTACCGGTATGCGGCCTGGTGAAGGATGCCAAGCATAAGACAGCGCAGTTAATGATTGGGGATCCCCCTGAAATCGTACCGTTAACACGGGACAGCCAGGAATTTTATCTGCTGCAGCGGATCCAGGATGAAGTTCACCGATTTGCTATTTCTTTCCACCGCGAACAGCGCGGCAAATCCATGGTTGCCTCGCGGCTGGATGCCATTCCGGGCATAGGGGAGAAACGCCGAAAGCTGCTTCTGAAGCATTTTGGCTCCATTAAGAAAATCAAAGAGGCCGGAATTGAAGATTTCCGGCCCCTGTCGATCGGCGAGAAGCTCGCCTCGCAAATTATCGAAGCGTTGAGGGAGGAACCGTGA
- a CDS encoding YqzM family protein codes for MENVRDPREHINEEPRDDFGDVAMGFAGFFGFMTVIFAVAVIIKFIIS; via the coding sequence ATGGAAAATGTTAGAGATCCGCGGGAGCATATTAACGAGGAACCGCGTGACGACTTCGGGGATGTCGCAATGGGCTTTGCCGGTTTCTTCGGCTTTATGACCGTCATTTTTGCCGTTGCGGTAATTATTAAATTTATCATTTCGTAA
- the rsgA gene encoding ribosome small subunit-dependent GTPase A, with the protein MKEERFNGLMPARVIAQFANQYRIVSEQGELSAEVSGKFQFEASARSDFPGVGDWVAVQPLPGEHRAIIHAVLPRNSVMVRKAAGSVPVEQVIGANIDTLLIVNALNDDFNVRKIERYLIAAWESGATPVVLLTKADLCENTPGRIAEVEAIAPGVSVHAVSAVLDIGKEALAPYLLPGSTAALTGSSGVGKSTLLNWLAGGELQRVQDIRESDARGRHTTTHRELFPLPCGAVMLDTPGMRELQLWDADEGWQEAFADIELLAEGCRFRDCRHQSENGCAVRMALDNGTLDPRRFASYKKTGRELAHMARKEQTVSQRLKKNADKRMAFQSGRNKRGNLED; encoded by the coding sequence ATGAAGGAAGAACGTTTCAATGGCCTGATGCCTGCGCGCGTTATAGCCCAATTTGCGAATCAATACCGGATCGTGTCGGAGCAGGGAGAGCTGTCTGCAGAAGTAAGCGGCAAATTTCAATTCGAAGCGTCGGCGCGAAGCGACTTTCCGGGAGTCGGCGATTGGGTTGCAGTGCAGCCGCTGCCGGGAGAACATCGTGCTATTATCCATGCGGTGCTGCCAAGGAACTCGGTCATGGTACGTAAAGCGGCGGGCAGCGTCCCCGTAGAGCAGGTGATCGGCGCGAATATTGACACACTGCTTATCGTTAACGCGCTTAACGACGATTTCAATGTCCGCAAAATCGAACGCTATTTGATCGCCGCTTGGGAGAGCGGTGCGACTCCCGTCGTCCTCTTGACCAAAGCGGACTTATGCGAGAATACGCCTGGCCGAATTGCAGAGGTCGAGGCGATTGCTCCCGGCGTATCCGTCCATGCGGTGAGCGCCGTTCTGGACATAGGAAAGGAAGCGCTGGCACCTTACCTGCTTCCGGGCAGCACCGCCGCATTGACCGGCTCGTCCGGTGTTGGAAAGTCGACGCTGCTTAACTGGCTGGCAGGCGGGGAGCTGCAGCGCGTGCAGGACATCAGAGAGAGCGATGCGAGAGGCCGTCACACCACGACTCACCGCGAGCTGTTCCCGCTTCCATGCGGCGCAGTCATGTTGGATACGCCGGGCATGCGGGAGCTGCAGCTGTGGGACGCCGATGAGGGCTGGCAGGAAGCATTCGCTGATATTGAATTATTGGCGGAAGGCTGCAGGTTCAGAGATTGCCGCCATCAATCGGAGAACGGCTGCGCCGTGAGGATGGCGCTGGACAACGGTACGCTTGACCCGCGGCGGTTCGCAAGCTATAAGAAAACGGGCCGCGAGCTCGCTCATATGGCCCGGAAGGAGCAAACCGTAAGCCAGCGTCTGAAGAAAAACGCGGATAAACGGATGGCTTTTCAGTCCGGCCGCAACAAACGGGGCAATCTCGAGGATTAA
- a CDS encoding YezD family protein: MAKPIVLDEEWLERIGAQVNGLEYGSVLITVHDGRVVQIDRTERKRFDAANSSGKQQAEQGQTHTRNGTESLKAANG; the protein is encoded by the coding sequence ATGGCAAAGCCTATCGTGCTTGATGAGGAGTGGCTTGAACGCATTGGGGCGCAGGTCAACGGTCTGGAATACGGTTCGGTACTTATTACGGTCCATGACGGCCGCGTCGTGCAGATCGACCGGACCGAACGCAAACGGTTTGACGCCGCCAACAGCAGCGGTAAACAGCAAGCGGAACAGGGACAAACACATACCCGGAACGGCACCGAAAGCCTGAAAGCTGCTAACGGTTAG
- a CDS encoding ABC transporter ATP-binding protein: protein MHIEVRNVSKSFGGNKAVSDVSFSINRGRLIGLLGPSGGGKSTLLRVLAGLETPDSGDVLINGIRMNDLAPQHRGIGFVFQNYALFKHMNVFENIAFGLKIKKAKKSEIQKRVNELLDLTGLRGFEHRYPHQLSGGQKQRVAFARALAPRPELLLLDEPFAAIDAKVRKELRTWLKRLIGTLDITSIFVTHDQDEAVEVADEMLIFQQGRLEQQGTPMSIYTEPQTAFVAGFIGHSSVVEQPNLLRGFERTPIMDGARALIRPEFVEAGRERDIVFPSAAVMGRIRHISFRGAHLELDIQVGDNRFSAHRSLDQEPLRPGEEIFVLIHRLYVVSEKSAVMVENSLKGDPMTFYI, encoded by the coding sequence ATGCACATTGAGGTACGAAATGTATCCAAATCGTTCGGCGGAAACAAGGCTGTATCGGATGTCAGCTTCTCCATTAACCGGGGGCGGCTGATCGGGCTGCTCGGTCCGAGCGGGGGAGGAAAGTCAACACTCCTGCGTGTTCTGGCTGGTCTTGAAACACCGGATTCCGGCGATGTTCTCATAAATGGGATACGGATGAATGATTTGGCCCCACAGCATCGCGGTATCGGATTTGTCTTCCAGAACTATGCATTATTCAAGCATATGAATGTGTTCGAAAATATCGCATTTGGTCTGAAGATCAAGAAGGCCAAAAAATCCGAGATACAGAAGAGAGTTAACGAGCTTCTTGATTTGACGGGCTTGCGGGGCTTTGAGCATCGTTATCCCCATCAGCTCTCGGGCGGACAGAAGCAGCGCGTCGCCTTTGCAAGGGCGCTTGCTCCGCGTCCGGAACTGCTTCTGCTTGACGAACCGTTCGCCGCAATTGACGCAAAAGTGCGAAAAGAGCTTCGCACCTGGTTAAAACGGCTGATCGGCACTTTAGACATTACTTCCATCTTCGTCACGCACGATCAGGATGAAGCAGTAGAGGTGGCGGATGAGATGTTGATTTTTCAGCAGGGACGATTGGAGCAGCAGGGTACGCCGATGTCCATATATACGGAGCCGCAAACGGCTTTTGTGGCAGGATTTATCGGGCATTCAAGCGTTGTTGAGCAGCCCAACCTGCTGCGCGGCTTCGAACGGACGCCGATTATGGATGGCGCAAGGGCTCTTATCAGGCCCGAATTCGTTGAGGCCGGCCGAGAGCGGGATATCGTCTTTCCATCCGCTGCCGTGATGGGCAGGATTCGACACATATCGTTCCGGGGCGCTCATCTCGAGCTTGACATACAGGTTGGCGACAACCGATTCTCGGCGCATCGTTCACTGGACCAAGAGCCGCTGCGGCCGGGGGAGGAAATATTCGTACTTATTCATCGTTTGTATGTCGTGTCCGAGAAATCCGCCGTAATGGTGGAAAACTCGCTTAAAGGCGATCCGATGACGTTCTATATTTAA
- the cysW gene encoding sulfate ABC transporter permease subunit CysW, with the protein MAGVITAHLSDKAARRPKHITESAAVRRMLIGIVLLFLALIVLLPMISVFIEAFKKGAEVYFASITDPDALSALKLTLLTAAIAVPLNTVFGVAAAWAISKFRFRGKNILITLIDLPFAISPVISGMVFVLLFGAQGWFGPWLQNHDIQIIFALPGIVLATTFVTFPFVARELVPLMQAQGVQEEEAAASLGASGWQILWRVTLPNIKWGLLYGIILCNARAMGEFGAVSVVSGHIRGETNTLPLHIEILYNEYSFSASFAVASLLVLLALATLIVKSFIEWKTAQMNPEGGGEDAH; encoded by the coding sequence ATGGCAGGAGTCATTACCGCACACTTGTCCGACAAGGCTGCACGCCGTCCGAAGCATATTACCGAATCTGCCGCCGTCCGCCGGATGCTGATCGGTATCGTGCTGTTGTTTCTGGCGCTGATCGTTTTGCTGCCGATGATATCGGTCTTTATAGAAGCGTTTAAGAAAGGCGCTGAGGTATACTTCGCCTCAATTACCGATCCTGATGCGTTATCAGCACTTAAGCTGACGCTGCTTACGGCTGCTATCGCCGTCCCGCTCAACACCGTATTCGGAGTCGCTGCAGCCTGGGCGATCAGCAAGTTCCGGTTTCGCGGCAAAAATATTCTGATTACACTTATCGACCTGCCGTTCGCGATATCGCCGGTGATTTCGGGTATGGTCTTCGTGCTTCTATTCGGGGCGCAGGGCTGGTTCGGTCCGTGGCTGCAGAACCATGACATTCAAATTATTTTCGCGCTGCCGGGAATCGTACTGGCTACCACCTTCGTCACATTTCCCTTCGTGGCAAGAGAACTGGTACCGCTTATGCAGGCGCAGGGAGTGCAGGAGGAAGAAGCGGCGGCGAGTCTCGGCGCGAGCGGATGGCAGATCCTCTGGCGAGTCACGCTTCCCAACATCAAATGGGGGCTCCTGTATGGCATTATTCTCTGTAATGCGAGAGCGATGGGCGAGTTCGGCGCCGTCTCGGTCGTCTCGGGCCACATTCGCGGAGAGACAAACACGCTGCCGCTGCATATAGAGATATTGTACAACGAGTATTCATTTTCTGCTTCCTTCGCAGTAGCATCGCTGCTCGTTCTGCTTGCGCTGGCTACGCTTATCGTTAAGAGCTTCATCGAGTGGAAGACGGCTCAAATGAACCCGGAGGGGGGCGGTGAAGATGCACATTGA